The following proteins are co-located in the Acropora palmata chromosome 11, jaAcrPala1.3, whole genome shotgun sequence genome:
- the LOC141858976 gene encoding indoleamine 2,3-dioxygenase 2-like, giving the protein MRNYMLPKHQAFIEAVEQGPSIRNFVQTSGDLQLLAEYNECVEKLKDFRSTHLQIVARYILIPGNKGKSNNQLGMAMRGAGGSYLMRFLKQVRKEIGEAVISNNKNNNNILMEEMEATKCSS; this is encoded by the exons aTGCGTAATTATATGCTCCCCAAACACCAAGCATTTATTGAGGCTGTGGAGCAGGGGCCCTCAATCAGGAATTTTG TACAAACAAGTGGAGATCTCCAACTGCTTGCAGAATACAATGAATGTGTGGAAAAATTGAAGGATTTCAGGAGTACCCACTTGCAAATTGTAGCAAG GTACATCCTGATTCCAGgaaataaaggaaaatcaaataACCAGCTGGGAATGGCTATGCGAGGTGCTGGAGGATCTT ATCTGATGCGTTTCCTGAAGCAAGTCCGAAAAGAAATAGGTGAAGCTGTCATCtctaacaacaaaaacaacaacaacattttaatGGAAGAAATGGAAGCAACCAAATGTTCTTCATAg
- the LOC141858969 gene encoding indoleamine 2,3-dioxygenase 2-like: MASVPSPVEFDVSPVVGFVPEKEPLQCLPDYFSPWEELARNLPYLVKNPGVLHQRINKLPLLDHCNLSSEDEWKRAHLVLACISHAYVWCKGDAGVAKVLPKCLAVPWVAVANYLGIPPVITHCSFALYNWKYIDPSKLLSMDNIDVAIMMTGSSSEEGFVKIPILMELEFGRNGLHAITDGQKSVKNADKAGVMEALKLIKATVTRLTEILLQTNDVVDPNEFYHNLRKYLSGWDGNPNLPYGLIYEGVSGTPLKYSGGSAAESAIFQVLDAALGVTHVKDADSKAEDSFLNRMRYYMPPKHRAFIEAVEQGPSIRNFALTRGDPQLLEEYNECVKKLKDFRSSHLQIVARYVVIPGNRGKSNNQLGMAMRGTGGSDLMSFLKQVRKETGEAVICNDDNNMSVKEKEANGITDAKQLK; encoded by the exons ATGGCCTCCGTCCCTTCACCTGTTGAATTCGATGTTTCACCAGTTGTGGGATTCGTTCCGGAGAAAGAGCCGTTA CAATGTTTACCGGATTATTTCTCCCCATGGGAGGAGCTTGCAAGAAATTTGCCATACCTGGTCAAAAATCCTGGAGTTCTGCATCAAAGGATTAATAAA CTTCCATTGTTGGACCATTGCAATCTTTCATCAGAAGATGAGTGGAAGAGAGCACATTTGGTCCTCGCCTGTATTTCTCATGCGTATGTTTGGTGCAAGGGAGATGCAGGAGTAGCAAAG GTTCTTCCAAAGTGTCTTGCTGTTCCTTGGGTTGCAGTAGCAAACTATTTAG GTATTCCTCCAGTAATAACACACTGTAGCTTTGCACTTTACAACTGGAAATATATTGATCCAAGCAA GCTGCTTAGCATGGA CAATATAGATGTGGCAATTATGATGACTGGTTCATCAAGTGAGGAAGGCTTTGTCAAAATTCCCATTCTTATGGAGTTAGAGTTTGGAAGAAATGGCCTGCAT GCAATCACTGATGGACAAAAG TCCGTTAAGAATGCTGATAAAGCAGGAGTTATGGAAGCACTGAAATTGATCAAGGCAACAGTGACAAGACTAACAGAAATACTGTTGCAAACTAATG ATGTTGTTGATCCCAATGAATTCTATCATAATTTGAGAAAATATCTCAGTGG GTGGGATGGAAATCCCAATTTGCCATATGGTCTCATATATGAAGGCGTCAGTGGGACACCATTAAAA taCTCTGGTGGAAGTGCTGCGGAATCTGcaatttttcaagttcttgATGCTGCTTTAGGTGTCACTCATGTGAAAGATGCTG ATAGCAAGGCAGAGGACTCTTTCTTGAATAGGATGCGTTATTACATGCCCCCCAAACACCGTGCATTTATCGAGGCTGTGGAGCAAGGCCCATCAATCAGGAATTTCG CACTAACAAGAGGAGATCCTCAACTGCTTGAGGAATACAATGAATGtgtgaagaaattgaaggatTTCAGGAGTTCTCACTTACAAATTGTTGCAAG GTACGTTGTGATTCCAGGAAATAGAGGAAAATCAAATAACCAGCTGGGAATGGCCATGAGAGGTACTGGAGGATCTG ATCTAATGTCTTTCCTGAAGCAAGTGCGAAAAGAAACAGGTGAAGCTGTCATCTGCaacgacgacaataacatgtcagtgaaagaaaaggaagcaaatggTATCACTGATGCCAAACAACTCAAATGA